The stretch of DNA caaacctttttttatgaatttaagaatttcttcaagttaaaaatgcattaaattcacgcaaaagagacaaaaaaaagaagttctgACTGAGAATTGTACTTTGAAagcatccacagaataaatagCGTGATACAAAACAGCGtatgttttaatgtttctatgttttacatagatgcgaaagggttaaaaatcaCGTCATgttgtagaaaattaaaaaaaaaaggtttagaAATCGTCCAGCTGGAAAAAACCGCCaaagatttgcctaaaaatgcaaagaattacGTCataatgcatgaaacatttgcACAGATGTTTCTCACGGTTAGTTTCAAGAGgaatttttgtaaacaaaaattgcaaattaaccaaataaggaagttttttttaatcttgtaCTATTTCTTCTATTATCCTtttattgaaactttttttcagcttttttatTAGGAAGGACAAAATCCTTTGAATTTGTTGTCTTTCCTTAATTGACTTTATATCGCAAACCagagtgaataaactcctttactgACAAGATATTAAATGTCTGAGAAGTAAATCTTATCAAACAGACATAAAAATGTTGTAGAAAGCAAGCACATTCCTGTTGGTATGATTCGCAACGATGATAGTGGGTGGCAAACAAGAGGAGCACAACGaagtaataatttaatattggcaaaattcattttttcgaagatataaaatttaatgattgaaggaagaaaattaattgcaattgaGCTTTATTGTGTTGTGGGAAATAAGCATGAGTTATTTAGGCAGCAGGATTGGCTTGGAAGAAGTTCCCAGCAACGAGCTGGAGGCCATACTTGGAGACAAAAGTGTCGAGGGCAAAGTTGCGTCGTAGTGCCGTCTCAGTGGCATTAATGCGTGGCTCATTGAAGAGCCTCCGTCCAGTGGGTTGTTGGTAGAGTAGGAAGATGTAGCGATGAAAGGCTGTGCTCTGAGATTGTTGCGTACCCACGTACTCAGCCACCGTCTCACCCATGTGGAGCCCAAACCCAAAGCGATGTCCTGGCACATTGACAACCATGTGATGCAGGAAGTTCGCCTCAAAGGGGTTGTCAGGACGTGGAGCATCGGGATCAATGAGGACGAGGGTGTAGAAGCCAGTGAGGCGAATGCCACACAGGATGCACTTCACTACATTCGGGGAATTGCGCACAGCAGCAGGGCTGAGTTCCTCGCCCAGTGAGACGCGATTGAAGGTCCCGTAGATGACCTCAAGTTGTCGCGTGGGTGCTACGGGAATGACATTGGGTACAATTCGTGCTGCACGAAAAACACCCGGAATGTCAGGACCCAAGAAAGCCCCTCCAAAGGCAACAAAAGCGAACAAAAGCACAACCGAAAGATTCTTCATTTTCCCACAAACTATCCCCATCCATACCTCCCGATGGGGCTTTTATACCAATACTCGTAATACTGATAGGGCACTTTGCACGCGTAGATAGGCGGGTTTTTCGCCCACAAAAAAGCAAAGGAATACCTTTCCGACGATTGCGAATGATTCACAAAagatgatgattttcttctgcgaaaaaatatttcagtttaCCAATTTATTTCCTCTATGGCcacagtaaaaaaaagaacgattaTTTGATAGagtaataattcaattaaaaaaaaagaaaatggaaagatgaaaaaatgtgtaaatgtTATAATTTCactataaaaggaaaataaagaggaagaatgtaataaaaaaacgtttttttttgtggaaaatgtatcagaaaatctttctttcagcaaaaaaaattaaaaaatcaaagaaatagagtttgagaaaatgttaaaggcATCTAAAAGGTCAGTTGAGTCATTTTGAATCAACATCTTCACCGTCGAGGACTTCTTTTacatcatttttcatttaattgctGCACTAAATAGGTCGAATGGGTCGAATGAATCTCATGAGAAGGAATCCCTGCAAGTTGCTTCACACAGATTGGTCTTCAGCAAACTCAAACTCTTCTTTCAGAGCTCAAATATTTAGTCAGTTCAGCTTAATAAACTCTCAGAATATGaattttagaagatttttaatatttttattgtatttggATAAGCAATTTAcaaatattcgttttttttttgaaaatcttaattgaaaatctaaGTAACtgttgattttgaaaaaataaaataaaagcaattCACTGAGGAAAGGAAGTTGAAAAttgtgaggaagaaaattttgaggaaaaaaaagaggaaggaTGGACTCAAAGAAGTTGAACAAAGAATTAAACCAACACCTCAAGAAGATGGAGAAGATCAATAAAGCTGTGCTAGATGAggtatcaatttttaatttgatttttttctttttcaccccgaattatttgtttcaattttagtACATATCTATGGTGAACGCCAACCATAAGTTGCTGGAGAGCAATGCTCGTCTTCAAGAGGAGAGTTGCCTCCTCCAGCGAGAAAAGGAGAAGTTGAAGCGGCAGCTGACGGAAGTAAAGGAGCAGTTTGCAGCATTGAAAGTCGATTTCCGCGACCTAATTGATCAGTCAgcttaagttctttttttttttgaaaattgttcaaaattttaagttattctattaaattttcatttacaaatCGAATTCTTTGCTTTTCCATGACGAAATTCTCTAACAGGGTGCGTTCAAATTCTCTTATCTTTTAACATTATACCCCACGAttcacaaaaacaaaaaaaaattcaagttaaaattttattatattgtttttcGCTACATTTCGGCAGTGTTACACATAAGTAGGGTGATTAATGAATGTACGGCCACAGAGACTAATTTCGCaactatttttcttattaaaaattgatttaaactCAATCACGAcatgaattatttaaactttcttctcaatatattttatgatgCAATTCTTAAGTGTCTGGATGACTTCCAGGAGCCGTTCCGGGAGTCCCATCGGCAGCCCAATGCCAATCTTTTCCCTTTGGACGAAATTTCGATGCTTTATGTAGCTTCGATGAGCTCGCTGCGTCATCCTGGCAGTCACCCTCAATGCCATATTCCCATTTCCTTTCGCGGAATTTCTTCTTGTAGTGCTTCTCCGTGCGTGATTGCCGCTGATACTTTAGCGGAATATTgagctgctgctgttgctgctgctgcagtGACGTCGATGGGGTTCTTGTTGCCTGCGGTGGTGGTGTTAGACTTGGGCTTGGTGTATGCGGGAGCATTTCTTCCGTGAAATTGGGTGAGATGTCACACGTTGTGGCTACGGATTCGGTGGTTGTCACGGAAAGTGACGAAGTTGATGATGTTTTGATTGTGGCCAAATTAGCAGCATGATGTGGGGTCTTTGCATCTGTCCCATAGTGCGGTGAACCATCCTTGCTTGATGGCAGGGATGCCTCCTCAATGGATCGTCGTGTTTTATCCAATTCAATTGATGCAAATGCCACCAATTTATCAAATCCACATCGCACCCTATCCTGCCAATGGCTCTCATCATCTAGAAATTCTACaaacaaacaagaaaattcattcataagaTGAGCAAAAGTGTTAAATTATCCCCAAAGGACTCACCATCATCCTGCCTTCGTCCCTTTTGCTTCTCATCCATGACGCCGTAGTTTGTATCGGGGCTAATTGTGGAATCAAGCGATGCCGATTGACGATCACAATTAATATAGGGTGGTGCTACGTCTACAACACTCCTGGACACCATCCCACCGGAACCTTGGTAGAAGATCAACGGGGAATCTTGCTTCACATCCTCCTGTTTTATCTGAATCGGCTGCAAATCCATCGGTTGCACCTCATGCAGCTCCCTCGCTGGTGCCTGTGGGTGCTGTTCTGTCTCCTGTTTAATCTGCAACGAAGCAATTACACGCGCCTGCAGGGATGCCGCTAGACCCTCAAGGGGTGCATGTCCAGCTGCTGGT from Lutzomyia longipalpis isolate SR_M1_2022 chromosome 4, ASM2433408v1 encodes:
- the LOC129794526 gene encoding protein D3-like, with translation MKNLSVVLLFAFVAFGGAFLGPDIPGVFRAARIVPNVIPVAPTRQLEVIYGTFNRVSLGEELSPAAVRNSPNVVKCILCGIRLTGFYTLVLIDPDAPRPDNPFEANFLHHMVVNVPGHRFGFGLHMGETVAEYVGTQQSQSTAFHRYIFLLYQQPTGRRLFNEPRINATETALRRNFALDTFVSKYGLQLVAGNFFQANPAA